The Parashewanella tropica genome window below encodes:
- a CDS encoding alkaline phosphatase D family protein, whose translation MQTRVSRRDFLAMSAKGVGAAVISYGLMGCSSDSDKYVKADFLHGIASGDPTHESVILWTRVTPEKQGEAKVSWQVATDSNFDNIVTDGEMITTAERDYTVKVDAIGLRSGQGYYYRFRTNKKYSVVGHTKTLPQGEVAKVKLAVMSCSNYPAGYFNVYEMASKMADLDAVVHLGDYIYEYDAKGYGSERAEELGRVSEPKHEILSLTDYRLRYAQYRTDLSLQNIHKTTPFIAVWDDHEVSNDTYKDGAENHDEKTEGSFEARKEAALQAYFEWLPIRPWREGNHEQIYRSFQFGDLVDLYMLDTRIIGRDKQLDIKRYISSSGFEADRFRADVTNTDRTMLGQEQLTWLQGQLLQSTAKWQVLGQQVLMGRMLLPAAIATRRLSVEQYATLGALAKLAARAKANDPTLTPEELQKLAANQHLLTPEVLAALKLPNIPYNLDAWDGYAYEREVILTTAKSKNHNLVVLAGDTHNAWANELKNTKGEAIGVEFATASVTSPGLERYLNIAPEKARATEAGIVQLVEDLKYMNSRDRGFMTVEFTHQKVSTEWHFVDTITSKSFKALEERYTKASTKAGEMKVMMG comes from the coding sequence ATGCAAACAAGGGTGAGTCGACGTGACTTTTTGGCTATGTCAGCTAAAGGAGTCGGTGCTGCAGTTATTTCATATGGTTTGATGGGCTGTAGTAGTGATAGCGATAAATACGTTAAGGCTGATTTTTTACATGGGATTGCCAGTGGTGATCCTACTCATGAATCCGTCATTTTATGGACTCGAGTTACACCAGAAAAGCAAGGTGAAGCCAAGGTAAGCTGGCAAGTTGCAACCGACAGTAATTTCGACAATATCGTTACAGATGGCGAAATGATCACAACAGCTGAGCGTGACTACACAGTAAAAGTGGACGCCATAGGATTAAGGTCGGGCCAAGGTTACTACTATCGATTTAGAACCAATAAAAAATACTCAGTGGTAGGGCATACTAAAACACTTCCACAGGGCGAAGTTGCCAAAGTAAAGTTAGCGGTTATGTCTTGTTCAAATTACCCAGCTGGTTACTTCAATGTGTATGAAATGGCCTCTAAAATGGCGGACTTGGATGCGGTTGTCCACTTAGGTGATTACATTTACGAATATGATGCCAAGGGATATGGCAGTGAGAGAGCCGAAGAATTAGGGCGTGTTTCTGAACCTAAACATGAAATTTTAAGCTTAACGGATTATCGTCTTCGTTATGCTCAATATCGCACGGATCTTAGCTTACAAAATATCCACAAAACTACACCGTTTATTGCGGTTTGGGATGATCACGAAGTCAGCAACGATACTTATAAAGACGGTGCTGAAAACCATGATGAAAAGACTGAAGGCAGTTTTGAGGCTCGGAAAGAAGCCGCTCTGCAAGCTTATTTTGAGTGGCTGCCAATACGTCCATGGCGTGAAGGCAATCACGAGCAAATTTATCGCAGTTTCCAGTTTGGCGATCTGGTTGATTTGTATATGTTGGACACTCGTATTATCGGCCGTGATAAGCAACTTGATATTAAAAGATATATCAGTAGTTCTGGCTTTGAAGCGGATCGCTTTCGTGCAGATGTAACCAATACCGATCGAACCATGTTGGGTCAAGAGCAATTAACGTGGTTGCAGGGGCAGCTTTTACAGTCGACAGCAAAATGGCAAGTGTTGGGGCAGCAAGTCCTAATGGGAAGAATGCTGTTACCTGCGGCAATAGCAACAAGGCGTCTCAGTGTTGAGCAATATGCAACATTGGGGGCATTGGCTAAATTGGCGGCTCGGGCTAAAGCGAATGATCCGACGTTAACTCCTGAAGAATTACAAAAATTAGCAGCCAATCAGCACTTGTTGACACCAGAAGTACTTGCGGCACTTAAATTACCAAATATTCCGTATAATCTTGATGCTTGGGATGGCTATGCCTATGAACGAGAGGTGATTTTAACGACGGCTAAGTCTAAAAATCATAACCTTGTTGTATTAGCAGGGGATACTCACAACGCTTGGGCCAATGAATTAAAAAATACTAAAGGCGAGGCCATTGGGGTTGAGTTTGCTACTGCTTCGGTGACTTCACCTGGACTAGAGCGATATTTAAACATCGCACCTGAAAAAGCGAGAGCTACTGAAGCTGGTATTGTTCAGCTTGTTGAAGATCTTAAGTATATGAACAGTCGTGATCGCGGTTTTATGACGGTTGAATTTACCCATCAAAAGGTCAGTACGGAATGGCATTTTGTCGACACTATTACTTCTAAATCATTTAAAGCATTGGAAGAACGTTACACCAAGGCATCGACAAAGGCAGGAGAGATGAAAGTTATGATGGGGTAA
- a CDS encoding TIGR03899 family protein produces the protein MSIAVTQTQDKTKDVSAKRKLLSLAPRIGLAADGKYQPSNASLVERAKYRNEQQASTFQKNLEAIYKQAIALIPADVTGTDLDPDWLHHFYVLAETIHNPKMQELWAKILTREISSPGHFSVATLQRLTQLTQREAQIIEKVSALTCTINRDNQIKLLSHYRITGGWRLWFAKSSKETLNLAKVGLPYSYIVTLIEAGILLKQEFETGELNPKQPLLLDFGLNTLRITPKHGQLVLGYYRFSTIGNEIAQLLPSRQQTKQVSSILTEFLNAEFQLID, from the coding sequence ATGAGTATTGCCGTGACCCAAACACAGGATAAAACCAAGGACGTATCAGCCAAACGTAAGCTATTGAGTTTAGCTCCGCGAATCGGTCTGGCTGCCGATGGTAAATACCAACCCAGTAATGCTTCATTAGTGGAAAGGGCAAAATATCGTAATGAGCAGCAAGCCTCCACTTTCCAAAAAAACCTAGAAGCCATATACAAGCAGGCTATTGCTTTGATCCCTGCTGATGTAACAGGAACGGATCTCGACCCAGATTGGCTACACCATTTTTACGTCTTAGCCGAAACCATTCATAACCCTAAAATGCAGGAACTGTGGGCAAAAATCCTTACTCGAGAAATCTCCTCTCCAGGTCATTTCAGCGTGGCCACCTTGCAGCGGTTAACCCAGCTGACTCAACGAGAGGCGCAAATCATAGAAAAAGTATCAGCTTTAACTTGCACCATTAATCGTGATAATCAAATTAAACTGCTGAGTCATTACCGAATCACAGGAGGATGGCGACTCTGGTTTGCTAAGTCATCTAAAGAAACTCTGAACTTGGCCAAGGTTGGATTACCTTACTCGTATATTGTGACGTTAATAGAAGCGGGAATTTTACTTAAGCAAGAGTTTGAAACGGGAGAGTTGAACCCAAAGCAACCGTTATTACTGGACTTTGGTCTGAATACCCTACGGATCACCCCGAAACACGGCCAACTTGTGTTGGGGTATTACCGTTTTTCGACCATAGGCAATGAAATCGCCCAATTACTTCCCTCTCGCCAACAAACTAAGCAAGTCAGTAGCATTTTAACTGAATTTCTAAATGCTGAATTTCAACTGATTGATTAA
- the cpdA gene encoding 3',5'-cyclic-AMP phosphodiesterase produces the protein MTDTSITYVGKQTDNIQVVQITDTHLFASDDGQLLGVNTAQSFEAVVDLVIDNQHDADLVMMTGDISQDNTIESYHRFAKQSQRLALPCHFVPGNHDENQMMHQELKGEHLRPEKHLIFDNWHIVMLNSTIVGKPAGRLEESQFKVIEQAVRAHPDKHLLLVMHHHPIPVGCRWLDQHWMQNGGDFLERVSQYPQVKGIVWGHVHQEVNEVYKGPHGDIPLLATPSTCIQFTPKSNHFALDGLQPGYRLLQLQGDGSICSTIYRLKGDKFSPEHEASGY, from the coding sequence GTGACCGATACCAGTATCACTTATGTAGGAAAACAAACTGACAATATACAAGTGGTGCAAATCACCGATACCCATTTGTTTGCATCTGACGACGGTCAATTACTCGGAGTGAATACGGCTCAGAGTTTTGAAGCTGTGGTCGATTTGGTTATTGACAATCAGCATGATGCCGATTTGGTCATGATGACGGGGGATATCAGCCAAGACAATACCATTGAGTCATACCATCGCTTTGCCAAGCAGAGTCAACGATTAGCATTACCGTGCCATTTTGTTCCGGGAAATCACGACGAAAACCAAATGATGCATCAGGAGCTTAAGGGGGAACATCTTCGTCCTGAAAAACACCTGATTTTTGATAATTGGCACATCGTGATGCTGAATTCAACCATTGTGGGTAAGCCGGCGGGAAGATTAGAAGAATCTCAGTTCAAAGTAATTGAGCAAGCCGTTCGAGCTCATCCCGATAAACATCTTTTATTAGTGATGCATCATCACCCCATCCCTGTCGGCTGTCGTTGGTTAGATCAACACTGGATGCAAAATGGGGGGGATTTTCTTGAAAGAGTCAGTCAATATCCACAAGTGAAAGGCATAGTTTGGGGACATGTTCATCAAGAAGTGAATGAAGTTTATAAAGGGCCACATGGTGACATTCCATTACTCGCTACGCCATCCACTTGTATTCAATTTACCCCTAAATCCAACCATTTTGCCTTAGATGGACTACAGCCGGGTTATCGTTTGCTGCAATTGCAAGGCGATGGTAGCATTTGCTCAACCATTTATCGTCTTAAAGGTGATAAATTTTCACCAGAACATGAAGCCAGCGGGTATTAA
- a CDS encoding DUF1249 domain-containing protein encodes MPSSKKQYRPNVSQFLALCGRNYHELLRWLPAQIELGQSYVVSGSTAKLEVQLVENTKYTQLIEIRRPLSSSAHNYIKQPKVSVRLYHDAQLAEVLSSQQIYHLLPVYDYPNPEMHQTNEKYQMNAFLSELLIIGRQIVIEDE; translated from the coding sequence ATGCCGAGTAGCAAAAAACAATATCGACCTAATGTAAGTCAGTTTTTAGCCTTGTGTGGACGTAATTATCATGAGTTGTTACGTTGGCTTCCGGCTCAAATTGAGCTGGGTCAGTCTTATGTGGTTTCAGGCAGTACAGCGAAACTGGAAGTTCAACTTGTTGAGAACACCAAATATACTCAACTGATAGAGATCCGACGTCCCTTATCATCATCAGCGCATAACTATATTAAGCAGCCCAAAGTATCCGTTCGTTTATATCATGATGCGCAGTTGGCAGAAGTGTTAAGCAGTCAACAGATTTATCACCTCTTACCAGTGTATGATTACCCGAACCCTGAAATGCATCAAACGAATGAAAAATATCAAATGAATGCATTTTTATCAGAATTGCTCATAATAGGCCGTCAAATTGTCATAGAAGATGAATGA
- the nudF gene encoding ADP-ribose diphosphatase yields MKPWVARIGMNEFNNNDVKLLSKQTVFQGFFKVEEYQFVHRLFAGGWSKPVSREVFERGDAVVVLPYDPERDQVVLIEQIRIPALGKNDSPWLLELVAGMIDKDRTPEQVAHAELNEEAGLTAKMLTPINQILVSPGGTSERFFFYWANVDASEAKGLHGLASEQEDIKVHLVSREQAYQWLEQGKINNAATVIGLQWLQLHYQAIQVDSRHAE; encoded by the coding sequence ATGAAACCTTGGGTTGCAAGAATTGGAATGAATGAGTTTAACAATAATGATGTAAAGCTACTGTCTAAGCAAACGGTTTTTCAGGGTTTCTTTAAAGTTGAAGAATACCAGTTTGTTCATCGCTTATTTGCTGGTGGCTGGAGCAAACCCGTGAGCCGAGAAGTGTTTGAGCGCGGTGATGCCGTGGTCGTTTTACCTTATGATCCTGAACGCGATCAAGTGGTGTTGATTGAGCAAATTCGCATCCCAGCTCTAGGAAAAAACGACAGTCCGTGGTTACTGGAACTGGTAGCCGGAATGATAGATAAAGACCGAACTCCAGAGCAAGTCGCGCACGCTGAACTTAATGAAGAAGCGGGATTAACAGCTAAAATGCTTACCCCAATTAATCAAATCTTGGTGAGTCCTGGGGGAACATCAGAACGATTTTTCTTTTATTGGGCTAATGTCGATGCTTCAGAAGCAAAAGGGCTACATGGTTTAGCCTCAGAGCAAGAAGACATAAAAGTACATCTAGTATCGCGAGAGCAAGCTTATCAATGGTTAGAGCAAGGTAAAATTAACAACGCCGCTACTGTCATAGGATTACAGTGGCTACAATTACACTATCAAGCCATACAGGTAGATAGTCGGCATGCCGAGTAG
- the parE gene encoding DNA topoisomerase IV subunit B yields MTNQYTSDAIEVLNGLEPVQRRPGMYTDTTRPNHLGQEVIDNSVDEALAGHASKIDVILHQDNSLEVIDDGRGMPVDIHPEEGIPGVELILTKLHAGGKFSNKNYQFSGGLHGVGISVVNALSKRVEITVRRSAKVYQMAFENGDKVEELQEIGTCGRRNTGTRVHFWPDASYFDSANFSVTKLTYLLRAKAVLCPGLKIKFANKQTGETQEWHYEDGLNDYLQESTKGNEMLPPKPFVGSMSAKLEAADWAITWLPEGGECLNESYVNLIPTPLGGTHVNGFRQGLLESMREFCEFRNLTPRGVKLSPEDIWDRSSFVLSIKMQDPQFAGQTKEKLSSRQSAAFVSGIVRDAFSLWLNSNTEYAEALAEMCINNAQKRLKAAKKVARKKVTQGPALPGKLTDCSTQDPMQGELFLVEGDSAGGSAKQARDREFQAIMPLRGKILNTWEVDASQVLASQEVHDISVAIGCDPDSENISELRYGKICILADADSDGLHIATLLCALFMKHYRVLVEKGHVYIAMPPLFRIDIGKEVFYALDEGEKQGILDRIAAEKKKGKVQVTRFKGLGEMNPLQLRETTMDPNTRRLVQLTIDDAEETLALMDMLLAKKRSGDRKTWLETKGDLAEINCGDSTIS; encoded by the coding sequence ATGACCAATCAATATACCTCGGATGCTATTGAAGTTCTAAACGGACTGGAGCCAGTTCAACGTCGTCCTGGCATGTATACGGACACCACTCGTCCAAACCACTTAGGTCAAGAGGTGATTGATAACAGTGTCGATGAAGCCTTAGCGGGGCATGCCAGCAAAATTGATGTGATCCTACATCAAGATAATTCGCTAGAAGTGATTGATGACGGGCGTGGTATGCCGGTTGATATCCACCCTGAAGAGGGCATTCCTGGCGTGGAGCTTATTCTGACTAAGCTTCATGCGGGGGGGAAGTTTTCTAATAAAAACTACCAATTCTCAGGTGGTTTGCACGGGGTGGGGATATCTGTAGTAAACGCCTTATCAAAGCGTGTCGAAATCACGGTACGTCGTAGCGCTAAAGTCTATCAAATGGCGTTTGAAAATGGTGATAAGGTTGAAGAGCTGCAAGAAATTGGCACTTGCGGTCGACGTAATACCGGAACAAGAGTACATTTTTGGCCAGATGCCAGTTACTTCGACTCAGCTAATTTTTCGGTTACCAAACTGACTTACCTTCTTAGAGCCAAGGCCGTATTGTGTCCTGGTCTAAAAATCAAATTTGCGAACAAGCAAACCGGTGAGACTCAAGAGTGGCATTATGAAGATGGTCTAAACGACTATTTACAAGAATCCACCAAAGGCAATGAAATGCTGCCGCCAAAACCTTTTGTCGGTAGCATGAGCGCTAAGCTAGAAGCTGCTGATTGGGCGATCACATGGCTGCCTGAAGGTGGAGAATGCCTTAACGAAAGCTATGTAAACCTTATTCCAACACCACTGGGTGGTACTCATGTCAATGGCTTTCGCCAAGGGCTGTTAGAGTCAATGCGAGAGTTTTGTGAGTTCCGCAACCTGACTCCTCGTGGGGTTAAGCTTTCACCTGAAGACATTTGGGATCGTTCATCATTTGTACTGTCTATCAAAATGCAAGATCCGCAATTTGCAGGACAAACCAAAGAGAAGCTTTCGAGCCGTCAAAGTGCCGCATTTGTTTCAGGCATTGTTCGTGATGCGTTTTCATTGTGGCTTAACTCCAATACCGAATACGCAGAAGCTTTGGCGGAAATGTGCATTAATAATGCGCAAAAACGCCTAAAAGCCGCGAAGAAAGTGGCCCGTAAAAAAGTCACTCAAGGACCTGCACTGCCAGGTAAGCTTACCGATTGTAGCACTCAAGATCCGATGCAAGGGGAACTCTTCTTAGTGGAAGGGGACTCAGCAGGCGGCAGTGCTAAGCAAGCGCGTGATCGTGAGTTTCAAGCCATCATGCCACTGAGAGGTAAGATTCTAAACACTTGGGAAGTGGATGCTTCACAAGTTTTAGCCTCACAAGAAGTGCATGATATTTCTGTTGCGATTGGCTGTGATCCTGACAGTGAAAACATCTCTGAACTCAGATACGGAAAAATTTGTATTCTTGCCGATGCTGACTCTGATGGACTGCATATCGCCACGCTTTTATGCGCCTTATTTATGAAACACTACCGAGTACTGGTTGAAAAAGGCCATGTTTACATTGCAATGCCGCCTCTGTTCCGTATCGATATTGGTAAAGAAGTGTTTTACGCCCTAGACGAAGGTGAAAAGCAGGGCATACTCGACCGTATTGCGGCTGAAAAGAAAAAAGGGAAAGTGCAAGTCACTCGATTTAAAGGTTTGGGTGAGATGAACCCATTACAGCTTCGAGAAACCACCATGGATCCCAATACTCGTCGTTTAGTGCAACTCACCATTGATGATGCTGAAGAAACCTTAGCATTAATGGATATGTTACTGGCTAAAAAGCGCAGTGGTGACCGTAAAACTTGGCTCGAAACTAAAGGTGACTTAGCCGAAATTAATTGTGGTGATTCGACCATAAGCTGA
- a CDS encoding YqiA/YcfP family alpha/beta fold hydrolase, translating into MLLYIHGFNSSPQSDKGRETAQFIAKHYPDLPFYQPQLPFCPKAAMELLKGIVENALQDGQALRFLGSSLGGYFATYLVEQYGGKAVLINPSVKPYDSMKAWLGQQYNPYTEEYFDVIPEHQHQLLKLDTPAIIHPEQIYVLQQAGDEVLDYRQAINKYHSCKMTLEAGGNHSFVGYKNHLPAIAEFLQLTNC; encoded by the coding sequence ATGCTGCTTTACATTCATGGATTTAACAGTTCTCCCCAGTCTGATAAAGGACGTGAGACAGCCCAATTTATTGCCAAGCATTATCCGGACTTACCCTTTTATCAACCTCAGTTACCTTTTTGCCCTAAGGCGGCTATGGAGCTTTTAAAAGGTATTGTTGAAAATGCTCTGCAAGATGGGCAAGCATTACGCTTTTTAGGTTCATCATTAGGTGGGTATTTTGCGACTTACTTGGTTGAGCAATATGGTGGAAAAGCCGTGTTAATTAATCCATCTGTAAAGCCATATGATTCAATGAAGGCTTGGCTCGGACAGCAGTATAATCCCTATACTGAAGAGTACTTTGACGTTATCCCTGAGCATCAGCATCAATTACTGAAATTGGATACGCCTGCTATCATTCATCCTGAGCAAATATACGTATTGCAGCAAGCGGGTGATGAAGTATTAGATTACAGACAAGCCATAAATAAGTATCATAGTTGTAAGATGACATTAGAAGCGGGCGGTAATCACAGTTTTGTTGGTTATAAGAACCACTTACCCGCCATTGCCGAATTTTTGCAGTTGACAAATTGTTAA
- the tolC gene encoding outer membrane channel protein TolC, whose protein sequence is MKFKMKSICAALALATTSSVAYADNLLQIYQQALTNDPVVLQAKAQRDSLYEKIEQNRSGLMPTISGTVGYSKRWIDSNPQQQGYSAGVTLSQNLYNHSVWIGLDLAEKAATQADSQYAGALQELMIRVTSAYFDVLTAKDDYEFKQAEKRAIDRQLEQTKQRFAVGLTAITDVHEAQAQYDLASASEINAQNTLDNSYEALREITGVDHLNIDTLDTKRFSAVPPSPQSSNEWLKLAENKSIALTTDQIGKEIAKEAIDAQWAGHLPTLSLNGSYTKNYDGKGINKVGKYVDTNNTDNRSIGVTLNVPIFQGFAVSSQVKQAQYDFVAASQKLEQTHRSVVKNVRNNFNNVKAAISSIKAYEQSVLSSESALKATQAGFEVGTRTIVDVLNRTRDLYNSKRQLSDARYTYIKSILALKQAAGTLNEDDIIGINNGLNK, encoded by the coding sequence ATGAAATTTAAGATGAAATCTATATGCGCTGCACTAGCTTTGGCTACGACGTCTTCAGTGGCATATGCGGATAATTTACTTCAAATTTATCAACAAGCACTGACCAACGATCCTGTTGTACTACAAGCCAAAGCACAACGTGACTCGTTATATGAAAAAATTGAGCAAAACCGCTCAGGCTTAATGCCGACTATCAGTGGTACCGTTGGTTACAGCAAACGTTGGATTGACTCTAACCCGCAACAACAAGGTTATAGTGCTGGTGTCACACTAAGTCAAAACCTCTATAATCACAGTGTATGGATTGGACTTGATTTAGCTGAAAAAGCCGCAACCCAAGCTGACTCACAGTACGCAGGCGCTCTGCAAGAGCTAATGATCCGCGTCACATCAGCCTATTTCGATGTGTTGACAGCTAAAGATGATTACGAGTTTAAACAAGCAGAAAAGCGCGCAATTGATCGTCAGCTAGAGCAAACAAAACAACGCTTTGCTGTAGGCTTAACCGCAATCACTGATGTCCATGAAGCGCAAGCACAGTATGACTTAGCGTCCGCATCAGAAATTAACGCGCAAAATACCCTAGATAACAGCTACGAAGCACTTCGTGAAATCACGGGCGTAGATCATCTGAATATCGATACTTTAGATACCAAGCGTTTCTCAGCGGTTCCACCTTCGCCACAATCGAGCAATGAATGGTTAAAGCTGGCTGAAAACAAAAGCATCGCACTAACCACAGATCAAATCGGTAAAGAAATCGCTAAAGAAGCGATTGATGCACAATGGGCAGGTCACTTACCAACGCTAAGTTTGAATGGTTCATATACCAAAAACTATGATGGTAAGGGTATCAATAAGGTAGGTAAATATGTTGATACTAACAATACCGATAATCGCTCAATTGGTGTGACCTTGAATGTACCTATTTTCCAAGGTTTCGCGGTATCATCACAAGTTAAGCAAGCTCAGTATGACTTTGTTGCTGCTAGCCAAAAGTTAGAACAAACGCACCGCAGTGTGGTAAAAAATGTTCGTAATAACTTTAACAATGTAAAAGCCGCAATTAGCTCGATTAAAGCCTATGAGCAATCAGTGCTTTCTTCTGAAAGTGCATTAAAAGCGACTCAAGCCGGTTTTGAAGTGGGTACTCGTACCATTGTTGACGTACTTAACCGTACTCGTGATTTGTATAACTCGAAACGTCAGTTGTCTGATGCGCGTTATACATACATCAAGTCGATTCTTGCTCTTAAGCAAGCTGCGGGTACGTTGAATGAAGATGACATTATTGGTATCAATAATGGTTTGAATAAATAA
- a CDS encoding AmpG family muropeptide MFS transporter: protein MQLVTTLKDALSVYAHKRVLLILFLGFSSGLPLVLVFSTLSFWLREAGIERTAIGYFSWILTAYSVKWLWAPLVDKIRLPLLANWLGQRRSWMLLAQIALVFGIWGMSNSDPAANIEHLALFALLVAFASATQDIVIDAFRIESAPEKMQAALAAASLLGYRSAMIIGTAGALAVAAWVEPSTHGYHLHAWQFSYKVMSALMLVGIIVTLFAKEPVVDKQQNQLLDDKIKSQFREKYPQQVADILSWLYSACVIPFSNFFNRYGKHAIVILLLISTYRISDIVMGIMANVFYVDMGFSKEEIAFLSKVFGLIMTLVGAAFGGILLAKFGTMRILFLGALLTAVTNLLFAVQAMVGHSVPLLTVIISIDNFSAGIATAAFIAYLSSLTASGYSATQYALLSSIMLLFPKFVAGFAGAYVDAFGYVNFYVVASLIGFPVLWLICLVNRTERA from the coding sequence ATGCAACTTGTCACAACTTTGAAAGACGCTTTATCTGTTTATGCTCACAAAAGAGTGTTACTCATTTTATTCTTAGGCTTTTCTTCTGGTTTACCCTTAGTTCTCGTATTTTCTACTTTGTCTTTTTGGTTAAGGGAAGCAGGCATCGAAAGAACGGCTATTGGTTATTTTAGCTGGATATTAACCGCTTACAGCGTGAAATGGTTGTGGGCACCTTTAGTCGATAAGATTCGATTACCCCTATTAGCAAATTGGTTGGGGCAACGTAGGAGCTGGATGCTTCTGGCCCAAATTGCATTAGTGTTTGGTATTTGGGGCATGTCTAATAGTGATCCTGCGGCCAATATTGAACACCTTGCGTTATTTGCGCTGCTGGTGGCCTTTGCATCAGCAACACAAGATATTGTGATTGATGCGTTTCGTATTGAGTCAGCACCTGAAAAAATGCAGGCTGCATTAGCGGCGGCATCATTACTGGGATATCGAAGTGCGATGATCATCGGTACTGCAGGGGCGCTTGCGGTGGCGGCTTGGGTGGAGCCCAGTACTCATGGTTACCATTTACATGCTTGGCAGTTTTCTTACAAAGTGATGTCAGCTTTAATGTTAGTGGGCATCATCGTGACCTTGTTTGCAAAAGAACCTGTTGTAGATAAACAGCAAAACCAATTGCTAGACGATAAAATCAAATCACAATTTAGAGAGAAGTACCCGCAGCAAGTCGCAGACATCTTGTCATGGTTATACAGTGCTTGTGTGATCCCTTTCAGCAATTTCTTCAACCGATATGGTAAACACGCCATCGTTATTTTGTTGTTGATCTCCACTTATCGTATCTCTGATATCGTGATGGGGATCATGGCGAATGTGTTTTATGTCGACATGGGATTTAGCAAAGAGGAAATTGCCTTTTTAAGCAAGGTTTTTGGTTTGATCATGACTCTGGTCGGCGCGGCATTTGGCGGTATATTGCTGGCTAAATTTGGCACCATGCGTATTTTATTTCTTGGTGCATTGCTGACAGCGGTGACTAATCTTCTCTTCGCAGTACAAGCCATGGTGGGGCATAGTGTCCCTTTACTGACAGTCATCATTTCAATTGATAATTTCAGTGCTGGTATTGCGACAGCGGCTTTTATTGCCTACCTGTCTAGTTTAACGGCTTCTGGTTACAGTGCGACTCAATATGCGCTGTTATCGTCAATCATGCTGCTATTCCCAAAATTTGTCGCAGGTTTTGCAGGGGCGTACGTTGATGCTTTTGGCTACGTGAATTTTTATGTTGTAGCAAGTCTCATTGGATTCCCTGTGTTGTGGTTAATCTGTTTAGTTAACCGCACAGAAAGAGCTTAG